A segment of the Aureimonas sp. SA4125 genome:
CCCATGCCATTGTGGCCGAGGATGCCGAGATACTCGCCCTGCCTGAGGTCGAGGCTGACGCCGGTGAGGATGGGAACGCGGCCGTAATTGGCCCTGAGGTCTTTGACGGTAAGCATCAGGCGGCGACCTTCTTGCCGAGATAGACGTCGCGCACGCGAGGATCGCGCATCACCGTGTCGATCGGCGCTTCCATCATGATCTCGCCCTGGTGGAAGACGGTGACGGTGCGGGCGATCATCTTGATGAACTGCATGTCGTGCTCGACGACGATCAGCGCCCTTGTGAGGTTGATCTCCTTGATGATCTCGGCGGTGCGCACGGTCTCATCGTCGGTCATGCCGGCGGCGGGCTCGTCGAGCAGGATCAGCTCGGGATCGGCGGCGAGCACGGTGCCGATCTCCACCCATTGCCGCTGGCCATGCGACAGCTGACCGACGATGGCATCCTGGCGCCCAGTCATGCGGATCTTCTCCAGCACCTCGTCGACGAGGCCCTTGATCCGGCGCGGGGTCGCGCGCCGGCGGGCGCCCATCCAGATGTTCTCGCGCACGGTCAGGCCGTTGAAGACGTTCGGCACCTGCGTCTTGATGCCGACGCCGAGGCGGGCGATCTCATGCGAGGCGGCGCCGGCGATCGGCTTGCCGCGAAAGGCGATGGAGCCGCTCGTCGGCGTCAGCTGGCCGGTCAGCATCTTGAAGAAGGTGCTCTTGCCGGCGCCATTCGGGCCGATCAAGCAGCGCAGCTCCATCTCGCCGAGGGTGAAGTTCACGTCGTTGTTGGCCACCACGCCGCCGAAGCGCATCGTGAGGTTCTTCGTCTGCAGCAACGGGACGAGTTCGGTCATCACTCGGCTCCTACCGGGCTGGCATCGAGGCGGGTCGGTTCCGCCGCGGAGCGCCGGCTGCGGTCGCCGACGAAGCGGCCGGCCTTTGTCAGGAGATTGCTGAAGGTCGGGACAAGGCCCTGCGGCAGCAGCAGCACGAAGGCGATGAGGATGGCACCGAGCACGAGGTTCGAATTGAACGCCTGCTGCGAGCCGATCTGGGCGACGATGTACTGGATGATGAAGCAGCCGATGACCGGGCCCAGCAGCGTGCCGAGACCGCCGACGGTGATCCAGATGATGATCTCGGCCGACAGCGACAGGCTGAAGATGGTCGGCCCGACGAAGGCGCCCCAGTTGACGTAGAGCGCGCCGCCGAGACCCGCCACCGCGCCGCCGATGACGAAGGCGCAGAGTTTGATGAGGCGCGGATCGTAGCCGAGCAGCGAGGCGCGCACCTCGTTCTCCTTGACGGCGACGACGACGCGTCCGAAGGGGCTGGCGAGAATGATGCGCAGGAGCACGTAGACGAGGATCAGCGCCCCGGCCGTGACGTACCAGGCCTGGTCGATGTCGAGGATTGTGGATGGGTCGAAGGGCATGTTGAAGGTCGGGACGGAGGGAATGCCGTTGAAGCCGCCGAGCCGGGCGGTGCCGATCGTGTATTCGTCGCCGGCGGTGGAGTTGACGAGGTTGAACAGGATCAGCGTCACCGTGAGCGTAATGACGCCGAGATAGACGTCGCTGATCCGGCCGTAGAAGACGAAATAGCCGAGCGCCGCGGAAAAGAGCGCCGGCACGAGGATCGCGAGGCCAATCGCACTGGTGGAGTCGCCGGTGTTGATCGCCGTGATGGCATAGGCATAGGCGCCGAGGCCGAAGAAGGCGGTCTGGCCGAAGCAGAGGATCCCGCCAAAGCCCCAGATGAAGCCGAGACTGAGGGCGAGAACGCCCATCGACGCGAACAGTGTCAGCTGCATCAGGTCGAACATCTCCATGACCTTCGGCAGGATCATCACGGTGGCGATCGCGGCGACGAGGGCGAGAAGCTGAAGGCCGTTCTTGAGGGTTGAGGGCATCAGAGGCTCCCCTTGTAGAAGCGGCCGGAAATGCCTGTCGGCAGAAGGCGGATGAGCAGGATGGCGGACAGAAAGAGGATCACCTCGCCATAGACCGGCGTGGTGAAATAGGCGCCGAGCTGGTTGATGGTGCCGAACAGGCCGGCGGCCGAGGCGGTGCCCGAGAGGATCGCCGCCCCGCCGCCGACGACGGAGATGAAGGCTTTTGCGACATAGGCCGAGCCCATGGTCGGCACGATGCCGGAGATCGGCGCCAGCAGGCCGCCGGCAAGGCCGGTCAGACCCGCACCGATGGCAAATGTCGCCATGTAGACGCGCGCCGGGGCGATGCCGAGCGCCGCCGCCATCTGCGGGTTCTGCATCGTCGCGCGGGCGATAAGGCCGAAGCGGGTGTAGCGCATCACCACATAGATCAGCGCCATGACGACCAGCGCCATCAAGGCGAGGAACAGCGTGTAGTAGCTCGACCGGTAGGCACCGATGGCAAAGCCACCGAGCGGCGTCGGCACGCCATTGATGGTGTTGCCGAAGATCGTCGTTACGATGCCGATGATGAGAAGGCTGAGGCCCCAGGTGGCGAGCATGGTGTCGACCAGCCGGCCATAGAGGAACTGGATCAGGCAACGCTCGATGACGAGGCCGACAAGGCCGACGAAGACGGGAGAGATGACCAGCATGGCGAACCAGATGTTCACGCCGGCATTGGTCGAGATCACCGTCGCATAGGCGCCGAGCATGACGAACTCGCCATGCGCCAGGTTGATGATCCGCATCATGCCGAAGATGATCGCCAATCCGAGGCAGAGCAGAAGAAGCGAGGCCGCGCCGCTGACGACATCGAGCGCAAGGATGACCGCAAGTTCCATGGCATATTCCAGCTAGGCGTGGGCGCGGCAGCCGATGCCGGGTGCAGCGATCCTGAGAGCGGAAGCGACGGGCCGGGAAGCCCGCCGCCGAAGGCGGGCCCGATCAGACGTCGATGACGTACTGCTTGTTGTCGGTCGGATTCTTGACAAGGTCGCAGACGCCCGCCGTATCGAGCGGCTTGGCTTCCGGGAACGTCTCCAGCACCGACCACTTCCGCTCCTTGACCTCGGCGAGATAGGCGTTGCGCGTGGTGTGATGGGTGGCATGGTCGAGCACGACCTTGCCGCTCGGTCCCTCGAAGGTGATGCCGCTCTCCAGTGCCTCGATCACCGCCATGCGGTCGATGACGCCGGCCTTCTTGACGGCCTCGACCCAGAGATAGAACCCCTCATAGGTCCCCGCCGCGAGCTCGGCGATGTAAGGAAGATCGGGCGTCTTCGCCCTGAGCTTGCCGACGAAATCGGTGCTGGCGGGTGTGGTGAGCTCCTCGAAATAGCCATAGGCGCCCAGAATGCCCTCGCTCTCGCTGGCATCGAGCGTCGACGGCTCGTTGACGAGGCCGAAAGTCGTCGAGGCGATCGGGATCTGGCTCTTCATGCCGGCCGATGTCCACTGCCGGTAGAACGAGGTGTGATTGCCGCCGACGAGCGCCGACAGGATGAGATCGGGCTTGGCCGCCTGGATCTTGGAGATGGTCGGGCCGAAATTGGTGACGTCGAGCGGGAAGAAGTCGACCGACAGCACCTCGCCGCCATTGTCCTTGACGTATTTCGCCATCCATTTCGAGGTGATCTGGCCGTAATTGTAGTCGGCAGCGATGATGTAGACCTTCTTGCCGCTCTTCCCCATCGCGTAGGGAACCAGCTTTTCCACCGTCTGGGCCGGCGTCGTGCCGGTGCAGAAGGTGTTGCGGTCGCAAACGCCGCCCTCGTAGAGCGTGTTGTAGAAATAGAGCACCTTGAAGCGGTCGAAGGTCGGACGCACCGCCTCGCGCGAGGCCGAGGTGATGCCGCCGTGCACGACCGCGACCTTGTCCTTCACCGCCAGCTGTTGAGCGTATTGCGAATACATCTGGATGTTCGACTGGGTGTCGTAGTGCACGAGTTGCAGCGGCCGGCCGAGCAGCCCCCCGGCGGCGTTCACCTCCTCGATCCCGAGATTGAGGGCCGCCACCATCGGGACACCGGACGCGGCGATCGGCCCGGACTGATCGTGCAGGCTGCCCACCAGGATCGGATCATCGGCGCCATAAGCATGGCGCGAGATTAGTGCCGGGGCGGCGAGAATGGTGACCGAGCCAGCGATCGAGCTGCGGAGAAACTGGCGGCGTGAATAGCTCATGGCACAACC
Coding sequences within it:
- a CDS encoding ATP-binding cassette domain-containing protein produces the protein MTELVPLLQTKNLTMRFGGVVANNDVNFTLGEMELRCLIGPNGAGKSTFFKMLTGQLTPTSGSIAFRGKPIAGAASHEIARLGVGIKTQVPNVFNGLTVRENIWMGARRRATPRRIKGLVDEVLEKIRMTGRQDAIVGQLSHGQRQWVEIGTVLAADPELILLDEPAAGMTDDETVRTAEIIKEINLTRALIVVEHDMQFIKMIARTVTVFHQGEIMMEAPIDTVMRDPRVRDVYLGKKVAA
- a CDS encoding branched-chain amino acid ABC transporter permease, whose protein sequence is MPSTLKNGLQLLALVAAIATVMILPKVMEMFDLMQLTLFASMGVLALSLGFIWGFGGILCFGQTAFFGLGAYAYAITAINTGDSTSAIGLAILVPALFSAALGYFVFYGRISDVYLGVITLTVTLILFNLVNSTAGDEYTIGTARLGGFNGIPSVPTFNMPFDPSTILDIDQAWYVTAGALILVYVLLRIILASPFGRVVVAVKENEVRASLLGYDPRLIKLCAFVIGGAVAGLGGALYVNWGAFVGPTIFSLSLSAEIIIWITVGGLGTLLGPVIGCFIIQYIVAQIGSQQAFNSNLVLGAILIAFVLLLPQGLVPTFSNLLTKAGRFVGDRSRRSAAEPTRLDASPVGAE
- a CDS encoding branched-chain amino acid ABC transporter permease translates to MELAVILALDVVSGAASLLLLCLGLAIIFGMMRIINLAHGEFVMLGAYATVISTNAGVNIWFAMLVISPVFVGLVGLVIERCLIQFLYGRLVDTMLATWGLSLLIIGIVTTIFGNTINGVPTPLGGFAIGAYRSSYYTLFLALMALVVMALIYVVMRYTRFGLIARATMQNPQMAAALGIAPARVYMATFAIGAGLTGLAGGLLAPISGIVPTMGSAYVAKAFISVVGGGAAILSGTASAAGLFGTINQLGAYFTTPVYGEVILFLSAILLIRLLPTGISGRFYKGSL
- a CDS encoding ABC transporter substrate-binding protein — translated: MSYSRRQFLRSSIAGSVTILAAPALISRHAYGADDPILVGSLHDQSGPIAASGVPMVAALNLGIEEVNAAGGLLGRPLQLVHYDTQSNIQMYSQYAQQLAVKDKVAVVHGGITSASREAVRPTFDRFKVLYFYNTLYEGGVCDRNTFCTGTTPAQTVEKLVPYAMGKSGKKVYIIAADYNYGQITSKWMAKYVKDNGGEVLSVDFFPLDVTNFGPTISKIQAAKPDLILSALVGGNHTSFYRQWTSAGMKSQIPIASTTFGLVNEPSTLDASESEGILGAYGYFEELTTPASTDFVGKLRAKTPDLPYIAELAAGTYEGFYLWVEAVKKAGVIDRMAVIEALESGITFEGPSGKVVLDHATHHTTRNAYLAEVKERKWSVLETFPEAKPLDTAGVCDLVKNPTDNKQYVIDV